A genomic stretch from Telmatocola sphagniphila includes:
- a CDS encoding CrcB family protein, with the protein MNDPQIPLETEKLPVSPRISIPGRLILGLIFAIGVAFSIYAGIWIGMVTGLTTYEQVEPAPKGIGLAPDLSELVNIVLGIGFGGIIGGLVGLILGLIVMWAITRHLLRPLFAKKMDSKRATQRIAPTPG; encoded by the coding sequence ATGAATGACCCTCAGATCCCACTAGAAACGGAAAAACTGCCTGTTTCTCCGAGGATTTCTATCCCGGGTCGATTGATCCTCGGTTTGATTTTTGCAATCGGCGTGGCCTTCAGCATTTATGCGGGCATCTGGATCGGTATGGTCACAGGGCTCACAACCTACGAGCAGGTGGAACCCGCACCCAAAGGTATCGGCTTGGCTCCCGATCTATCGGAATTAGTGAATATCGTACTCGGCATCGGTTTTGGCGGCATTATCGGTGGCTTAGTCGGTCTGATTTTGGGACTTATCGTCATGTGGGCGATTACTAGACATTTGCTTCGTCCGTTATTCGCAAAAAAAATGGATTCTAAAAGGGCAACTCAACGCATCGCGCCCACTCCCGGTTAA
- a CDS encoding alpha/beta hydrolase, with the protein MISARAYPYLLLPLLFVGAGCDSSLGSANTAPLKNNSTDATAQKVSKPVAPFKLAVPPELPGAVNGYILRSMETDLLIATAKFAAEKGKYELAAIAQYWYVRKTQKGQYAMACYLAITKQIEPAFYWLQKAAIEEGVDAKHAERDEDLETLREDVRWNQVLSYIQECNNYFEKADSFKTILLLPRGYTKSVAIPAVIWMHGLDSSPSDLLTEAFQKYADQLNVALIGISGTKPRGPNTFAWAEDIDKDSDRIREALAVASDQVTIEKGKIITLGFSQGGQVGLELAARYPEEFAGSIVLSPRAASHLQSIQVSPLLASRRFVISCGALENRENLSLVKKDNEWLVNAKAEVLYKLYPRVSTHALPADFLERFPEWVIFILNRKRSREFKA; encoded by the coding sequence ATGATCTCAGCCCGTGCCTACCCCTATTTGCTTTTACCGTTGCTATTCGTCGGAGCGGGCTGCGACTCGAGCCTCGGGTCTGCGAACACTGCCCCATTGAAAAACAATTCCACCGATGCGACCGCACAAAAAGTAAGCAAGCCAGTCGCTCCTTTTAAACTGGCTGTGCCTCCCGAATTGCCGGGTGCCGTGAACGGTTACATCTTGCGAAGTATGGAGACGGATCTGCTCATTGCCACGGCCAAATTCGCCGCCGAGAAAGGAAAATATGAATTAGCGGCCATCGCCCAATACTGGTATGTTCGGAAAACCCAGAAGGGCCAATATGCTATGGCCTGCTATCTAGCCATTACAAAACAAATCGAGCCTGCCTTTTACTGGCTACAAAAAGCGGCGATCGAGGAAGGGGTGGACGCTAAGCATGCGGAACGCGATGAAGATCTCGAAACTCTTCGGGAGGATGTGCGTTGGAATCAGGTGCTGAGTTACATCCAGGAATGTAACAACTACTTCGAAAAGGCCGATAGTTTCAAAACGATATTGTTACTTCCGCGAGGTTATACCAAGTCGGTAGCTATCCCCGCAGTCATCTGGATGCACGGACTGGATTCGAGTCCGAGCGATCTTCTCACTGAAGCATTCCAAAAATATGCGGATCAGCTTAATGTGGCGTTGATCGGGATCAGCGGCACCAAGCCACGCGGTCCCAATACGTTCGCCTGGGCGGAAGATATAGACAAGGATTCCGACCGTATTCGAGAGGCTCTGGCCGTAGCTAGCGATCAGGTGACAATTGAGAAAGGCAAGATCATCACTTTGGGCTTTTCTCAAGGTGGGCAGGTCGGGTTGGAACTCGCCGCACGCTATCCCGAGGAGTTCGCCGGATCGATTGTGTTATCTCCCAGGGCGGCTTCGCACCTGCAATCGATCCAAGTATCGCCGTTACTAGCTTCACGCCGTTTTGTCATATCGTGCGGCGCCTTGGAAAACCGGGAAAACCTTTCGCTGGTGAAGAAGGATAACGAGTGGCTAGTGAACGCCAAGGCCGAGGTCCTGTACAAACTCTATCCGCGCGTCTCGACTCATGCTTTACCAGCCGACTTCCTCGAACGATTTCCGGAGTGGGTGATTTTTATTCTCAATAGAAAACGGTCTCGGGAGTTTAAAGCCTGA
- the tnpC gene encoding IS66 family transposase has product MASAIPTSTETPVLDPAFLLAFRSGKLTSEQAREFVHRDPLELQFLLLQLSVAVAAGTIPLGPNTPSGSIAPYLKPNANPKKKKGKAGPKPGHDGHYRPIPTRIDKRQTHQLEVCPCCQGALQRTDRQRLRIIEDIPDDLHAQTTEHTIHRDWCPKCKKQVEPVVPDALPGCQLGHRTTVLSAWLHYGLGTTTSQILEVFNGHLQMKLSAGGLTEIWHRLAEVLEPWYEQIHRECLLAGVLHADETGWRTEGVTSWLWCFARDDATYYRIHPKRGHEALKVFFTEAFQGVLVSDFWKAYDIVTQKRQKCWPHLLRDLTAVDEGSESGEDWPEFCKKLWRIYADAVRLEAGIEELQQESYDSRLLRLKTRITDLAVRPWTNRHARRLAKRLFDYGDDLLTFLEIEGVPKSNNKGEREIRPGVMMRKVSFGSYSQQGARTRSILMSIYRTLKLRDLDPLKETESALRTYTLTGKLPALPVKLSSGE; this is encoded by the coding sequence ATGGCTTCTGCGATTCCAACTTCGACGGAAACTCCCGTTCTCGATCCCGCTTTCCTTTTAGCGTTCCGAAGCGGAAAGCTGACGTCGGAACAAGCTCGGGAATTCGTTCATCGAGATCCCCTGGAATTGCAGTTTCTGTTGCTCCAACTGAGCGTCGCGGTCGCTGCAGGCACGATACCTCTGGGGCCAAACACTCCCTCGGGATCCATCGCTCCCTACTTAAAGCCGAATGCGAATCCCAAGAAAAAGAAGGGAAAAGCCGGCCCCAAGCCTGGACACGACGGTCATTATCGCCCAATTCCCACCCGCATCGATAAACGCCAGACCCACCAACTGGAGGTCTGTCCCTGCTGCCAGGGAGCTCTGCAACGCACCGACCGCCAACGCCTAAGGATCATCGAAGATATTCCCGACGATTTGCACGCTCAGACGACCGAACACACGATTCATCGCGACTGGTGTCCCAAGTGCAAAAAGCAGGTCGAACCGGTTGTTCCCGACGCTCTGCCAGGCTGTCAGCTGGGCCATCGAACTACGGTCCTGTCGGCCTGGCTGCACTACGGACTGGGTACCACGACGAGTCAGATCCTGGAGGTCTTCAACGGCCACCTTCAGATGAAACTCAGCGCGGGCGGCTTGACCGAAATCTGGCACCGTCTGGCCGAAGTACTCGAACCCTGGTACGAGCAGATTCACCGCGAATGCCTTTTGGCCGGCGTCCTGCACGCCGATGAGACCGGCTGGCGAACCGAAGGAGTGACGTCCTGGCTGTGGTGTTTTGCGCGGGACGATGCGACCTATTATCGGATTCACCCCAAGCGGGGTCACGAGGCCTTGAAGGTCTTCTTCACGGAAGCCTTCCAGGGCGTTCTGGTCAGCGACTTCTGGAAAGCGTACGACATCGTGACCCAGAAGCGTCAGAAGTGTTGGCCTCACTTGTTGCGGGATTTGACGGCGGTCGATGAAGGCTCTGAAAGCGGCGAGGATTGGCCAGAATTCTGCAAGAAACTGTGGCGGATTTACGCCGATGCCGTGCGTTTGGAGGCGGGTATCGAAGAGTTGCAACAGGAGAGCTACGACAGCCGATTGCTGCGGCTTAAGACGCGGATCACCGATTTGGCGGTGCGACCGTGGACGAACCGCCACGCCCGGAGATTGGCCAAGCGTTTGTTCGATTACGGCGACGATCTATTAACGTTTCTGGAAATAGAGGGAGTGCCCAAGAGCAACAATAAGGGGGAGCGAGAAATCCGACCGGGCGTGATGATGCGGAAAGTCAGTTTCGGCAGTTACAGCCAGCAGGGGGCTCGGACGCGAAGCATTCTGATGAGCATTTATCGCACCCTGAAGTTACGGGACCTGGATCCTTTAAAGGAGACCGAATCGGCCCTCCGCACCTACACGCTTACAGGGAAACTACCTGCTCTACCCGTGAAGCTCAGTTCAGGAGAGTGA